A window of Palaemon carinicauda isolate YSFRI2023 chromosome 27, ASM3689809v2, whole genome shotgun sequence contains these coding sequences:
- the LOC137620467 gene encoding high mobility group nucleosome-binding domain-containing protein 5-like: MRWQPVGGGKIAWLVTSLPGDHHTGEEKEEEEEEEKEIELDEDGHEITPDDGQEKEEEEEKEEEEEEIELDEMGHEITPDDVKEEKEEEEKEKEEEEEEEKEEEEEEIELDEMGHEITPDDVKEEKEEEEGEIELDEEGHEITPDDVQEEKEEEEEEEKEIELDEDGHEITPDDGQEEEKEEEEEKEEEEEEIELDEMGHEITPDDVKEEEKEKEEEEEEEKEEEEEEIELDEMGHEITPDDVKEEKEEEEGEEEEEEEIELDEDGHEITPDDVQEEKEEEEKEKEEENIELDVGWA; encoded by the coding sequence gaggagaaggaggaggaggaagaggaggagaaggagatagAATTAGATGAGGATGGACATGAGATAACACCTGATGATGggcaggagaaggaggaggaggaggagaaggaggaagaggaggaggagatagaaTTAGATGAGATGGGACATGAGATAACACCTGATGAcgtgaaggaggagaaggaggaggaggagaaggagaaggaggaggaggaggaggaggagaaggaggaagaggaggaggagatagaaTTAGATGAGATGGGACATGAGATAACACCTGATGAcgtgaaggaggagaaggaggaggaggagggggagatagAATTAGATGAGGAGGGACATGAGATAACACCTGATGATGtgcaggaggagaaggaggaggaggaagaggaggagaaggagatagAATTAGATGAGGATGGACATGAGATAACACCTGATGATGggcaggaggaggagaaggaggaggaggaggagaaggaggaagaggaggaggagatagaaTTAGATGAGATGGGACATGAGATAACACCTGATGAcgtgaaggaggaggagaaggagaaggaggaggaggaggaggaggagaaggaggaagaggaggaggagatagaaTTAGATGAGATGGGACATGAGATAACACCTGATGAcgtgaaggaggagaaggaggaggaggagggggaggaggaggaggaggaggagatagaatTAGATGAGGATGGACATGAGATTACACCTGATGATGtgcaggaggagaaggaagaggaggagaaggagaaggaggaggagaatatAGAATTAGATGTTGGGTGGGCATGA